Part of the Candidatus Dojkabacteria bacterium genome, CATATTATAACCATTATGATACGTGGAATCGTGAACATGTAAACATTTTTGTGGAATCTTACCTTTGGTGGTATTCAAGTTATCTGTCAGAGGAAGATGTAAACGTAAGAATCAATGCTGCAGAGTCCGCTGGAGCGGGCGGTTTTGCAGTCTGGAGATTAGTAGAATATTAGACTTGTTTCTTTTAGTTAGATAAACCGTACCCTTAATTATGAGCCAAATAAAGAAATTTAAAATCCTAATTATTTCATGCTTGTTGATTGTTTTAGTTTTATTATGCGTTCTTTTAATAACAGCATTTGTTTTTCCTTTGTACATAGAGGAGAGAACTTACGAGTTTGAAAGCAGTCTGGATCTTAAGATTGTGTTCTTTGGTGATATACATGCAGGAGTTTCGGAAACTAAAATTTCACTTGCTAACCTGGTAGAGCGTATCAATAAGTTGGAACCGGATTTAATAATAATTGGGGGTGATTTTATAGAAGGATCTAAATCGGATCTTTCTGATCTTGACTCACTTTCAGAGTTAGACGCAACCTATGGTGTTTATGCCGTTCTAGGAAATCATGATTATCTGAACCTAAAAGAGGTGTTAGACAAACTTGACTACGAGCTTAAAATAAAACTTTTATTAAATAGCGGACAGGTTATCGAAACGACAAAAGGCACATTGTATCTTTATGGAATTGATGATATCTGGAATGGCGAAATATACGATCCATTAGTAGATATGCCTTCAGCCGACTATTCCATTTTGATCTCACACAATCCTGCGGTTTTGTATGATACCGGTTTTGTTGAGCAGTTCAATCTTATCTTGGCTTCGCATACCCATGGAGGACAGGCTTGTGTTCCGATTATTAATTATTGCCCCGTTTGGCCGTTTAAAGATCTTGAGCGAAAATACAGAACGGGACTGTTCGATTTAACAAACGATACCTCACTTATTATTTCTTCCGGAGTAGGTGAGAATTATTTCCCATTAAGAATTTTTGTTCGACCAACAATAGAGATTATAAAGTTGTAGTGATAAAATAGGGTATGAGAAATTTGTTAACTATTACAAGCAAAGAAAACCCTAGAGTTAAGGAGCTTTTAAAGCTATCTACCAAGCGAGGTCGCGATAAGTTAGAGCTTTTTATTGTAGAGGGACTTAAAGAGGTGGAGGTGGCTGCTTCCGAAAAAGTAAAAATGGTTTCTGTATGGTTCTCTGAATCAGCAAGTGTAACTTCGGGAGTTAAGTCTTTTTTATCGGGTTTGTCAGAATCAATTTCTTTAGTACAAACGCCTGATATACTATTTAACAAGGTTTCATACAAAAACAAAAACGAAGGAATATTGGCGGTTTGTCAAAAGGAGGAAAGAAAACTTCCGGAACTATCGGATAGGCACGATAGTGAACCTTCGTGTATTCTTGTACTTGATAGAATTGATAAGCCGGGAAACATTGGTGCCCTTTTACGAACAGCCGATGCGGTTAACGCAAGTGCCGTAATTATCACAAACCAATCTACCGATATGTTTAACCCAAGTGTGATTCGAAGCAGCGTTGGCACTTTTTTTACGGTTCCTTGGGTAGTGGCCTCTCAGGAGGAGACTAAAAAATTTCTTAAGTCTTTGCGATATATTGTAGTTGGAGCGGATCCTAGTGCAAAAAGAACATATTTTCAAGAAAAATTGCCGGCTAAAATGGCGCTTGTTGTAGGTAATGAACATGAAGGGTTGTCGGAGTTTTGGAAGACCAATACCGATCTTAACGTTTCTATTCCTATGCTTGGTAAAAATGATTCGCTAAATGTAAATGCAGGCACTGGGGTAATTTTATATCATTGGTTACTTTCTGCTCGGAGCTAGAATCTCCTGATATAAAGTTTCGATATCAACGATTGGGATTTGTTTTTGTCTAAGTGATTTTTGAATATTGTTAATAATCTTTTCCATAAGAATGTGACCCAGACTATAGTTTCCCATTCCATTTTTTGTATGAATAGTAATAAGCCGTTTAGGTTTTAGAATATTTAATACGTTTATTTCATCAATATGGGCAATAATGTATACAGAACCATCGGTTTCAAAAAAAATACGAGCATGAAGTCGCTTGTTTCCCGGTCCGCTTTGCAAGGTTAAAAGTCTTATCAAGTTGGCATTCTTGCCAAATAGCATGTGTAGCATCTTCTCCCAAGATGGAATAAAAAATCCTCCTAGGTTTGCAGTAATTCCAGAGTTACAGCCATGCCGCTGCTGCATTATTACCTGGACATTAAATCCTGCATCATGGAACAGTCGATTGAATATAGGTTTTGTTATGTGGATTTTGGAAGTAAGCCTTATTGCATGTTGTGCATTTTGTATTCGTTATTAAGTATTCGTTTCTCACATTTTGTTTTAATCTTTCTTTGTGCCAGAAATTTTATAGGGACTATTTCAGATCGTAGGTCTGTAAGTTTTGAGTAAGCTGCGTGTTTGAATTCTTTTGGTCTGGTAAGGAACTTTGCTAGTCCAACAAAAAATGCCAAGCTTTATTAGTATAAGTTTATGTTGTTTTAATAATAACTCGTTTTATTATCATGTCAATTTACTACTATGCGATTTCACTATATACTAAAATAATCTAAGTTTAGAAGGGATTAAATGGACGATTGTATTTTCTGTAAAATTATTAAAGGAGATATAAAGTCAAATATTAGATATGAAGATGATAATGTAATTGCGTTTGATGATATTAATCCTAAAGCTAAGGTTCATGTTTTGGTGGTGCCCAAAAAACATATACCGGATGTTAAGTCTATAACGGGTGATAAGACACAGCTTTGCAAATTTTTTGAATCGATCCAGAAGGTTATCCAAAAGGTTGAACTTGAAAATGGATATAAGCTATGTATTAATTCCGGAACGTATCAAGAAGTTCCTCATTTACATGTGCACTTAATGGCCGATTAAGGTTGGATTTGCTTAGCCTATGGTGTAAAATAATAGAGCTATTATTGTTCTTGCGGGATCGTCTTCCCGATGGACAGAAACGTCCATACGGGATTAAACGCTAGTAGTATTTTGGAGGAGTTCAAAATGCTATCCGACGATTCCCATTGTTGTCACTGCGGGATCGTCTAATGGTAGGACGGACGACTCTGAATCGTCTAATCGTGGTTCGAATCCACGTCCCGCAATATCCTGTGAGCTAAGGCGAACAGCTGATATTGCGTGTCCAGGGTGATTGGGGGCCCGCAACGTTCCTTGATTCGAACACACGATTCGTTTCTGGTTAAATTCTTCCCTAGAGTAGATGACAGGTATCAATTTTTCTGAGACAATAGATTATGACAAAAGCTAGAAATACAAGTACTGGTCAAAATTCCATTGTCCTTTTTAACCAGGTACAGGTTCGTCGCTATTGGGATAGGGATAACGAGCTATGGTATTTTTCAATAATTGATGTAGTCGCTATATTAACAGGTTCAACAACACCAAGAAGATATTGGAGTGACTTAAAATTTAGGTTAAGGGAAGAAGGAAGTGAAGTGTACGATAAAATCGTACAGTTGAAATTAATGGCAGCCGATGGGAAAAAACGTAGTACAGACTGTTTCTCAACTGAAGACCTGCTTCGTGTAATCCAGTCTATTCCTTCGCCTAAGGCTGAACCATTTAAACTTTGGCTTGCGAGAGTAGGGTACGAAAGAATAGAAGAAACAGAGGATCCAGAGCTTGCAATGGAGCGGGCTATGAAAACTTATCTTAAGAAGG contains:
- a CDS encoding metallophosphoesterase, yielding MSQIKKFKILIISCLLIVLVLLCVLLITAFVFPLYIEERTYEFESSLDLKIVFFGDIHAGVSETKISLANLVERINKLEPDLIIIGGDFIEGSKSDLSDLDSLSELDATYGVYAVLGNHDYLNLKEVLDKLDYELKIKLLLNSGQVIETTKGTLYLYGIDDIWNGEIYDPLVDMPSADYSILISHNPAVLYDTGFVEQFNLILASHTHGGQACVPIINYCPVWPFKDLERKYRTGLFDLTNDTSLIISSGVGENYFPLRIFVRPTIEIIKL
- a CDS encoding HIT domain-containing protein, producing the protein MDDCIFCKIIKGDIKSNIRYEDDNVIAFDDINPKAKVHVLVVPKKHIPDVKSITGDKTQLCKFFESIQKVIQKVELENGYKLCINSGTYQEVPHLHVHLMAD
- a CDS encoding RNA methyltransferase, coding for MRNLLTITSKENPRVKELLKLSTKRGRDKLELFIVEGLKEVEVAASEKVKMVSVWFSESASVTSGVKSFLSGLSESISLVQTPDILFNKVSYKNKNEGILAVCQKEERKLPELSDRHDSEPSCILVLDRIDKPGNIGALLRTADAVNASAVIITNQSTDMFNPSVIRSSVGTFFTVPWVVASQEETKKFLKSLRYIVVGADPSAKRTYFQEKLPAKMALVVGNEHEGLSEFWKTNTDLNVSIPMLGKNDSLNVNAGTGVILYHWLLSARS